One genomic window of Osmia bicornis bicornis chromosome 3, iOsmBic2.1, whole genome shotgun sequence includes the following:
- the LOC114879610 gene encoding teneurin-m isoform X8, whose amino-acid sequence MDRVPLPYGHAPSMIPMRRQSIRCHFVKGVDWCSWKLIAMILLMVSLCITAVLAYVVVSSIVNRSYQGTKACTVLVGENADPKTLLSEGNKTSTSSTSSSQSNSRTRQQSSSGGSIKPSASMLEHVYIRKRRDTYNQHALHQTVASSFKPTVQLRSTVVQEDESSPRSSQPSALPLDEDRPGKIVHETAAYTDDPQPNETGSESGSSTTPMGTLLLALNLSDSSVTNLTPTTVASSSSVSVASYSYASSSVSLNRPSETPPGSGIELAYGHDSVIAVTTDPVTPEDVHSTGWTVDSGKVESSTVSEDDVSQHEESTLGIDTLDVENDTVSGVESLLESSTTGSSSVSTPGSTSDIEEPVPPVDESSAENSASEKNTSDNTSDVVKETRELSREDLSTEPDAPPTGLKSSEKSEELQRDYPLPIYNYGQEEVEIVKLNHGGESDTVTKTRLDRTSSFGNSVPRLGQNSDFRVITREESDEEFLREFEKKFREDDTPTDQEEAPKDTHIPPNVPVEPNPPLTQQVKIIEVPVDRSHPSPSSASSASSASSSPHRVLVNITIASSDSSSKPLYVLSVSVPTDGAHQTPEVHQREESGSNVVSNTNDNKLPPPPQPPSSPPPPLWAGGECECSCPCMGSASDEWDNFSAIDENNEHEIVNSSLSVEPNKMAEEEVVKENFSTTEENGGSTDWTTANYDTESSSVDLSCSGSTPLPPEPTILILEGARTFPARSFPPDGTTFAQVGLGQKLSKEIPPYSYWNMQFYQSEAAYVRFDYNIPRGASIGVYARRNALPTHTQYDLLEVLSGFKARTTRASHVSVIPSIKKEVTHYMEPGHWFLSLYNDDGDPQEVSFIAIIAEDMTHNCPNGCSGKGECLLGHCQCNPGFGGEDCSESVCPVLCSQRGEYINGECQCNPGWKGKECSLRHDECEVPDCNGHGHCTNGKCNCVRGYKGKYCEEVDCPHPTCSGHGFCAEGTCICKKGWKGADCSQMDKEALQCLPDCSGHGNFDLETQTCLCEPMWSGDDCSKELCDLDCGPHGHCVDNACDCLPGWSGELCNLKQCDPRCNEHGQCKNGTCLCVTGWNGKHCTMEGCPNSCSGHGQCRVSNDGQWECRCYDGWDGKDCNVLLEQNCNDGRDNDKDGLIDCADPECCSNHICRSSQLCVSAPKPIDILLRKQPPAITASFFERMKFLIDEGSLQNYARQETFNESMFWNHFNTSRSAVVRGRVVTHLGTGLMGVRVSTSTPLEGFTLTRDDGWFDLLVNGGGAVTLQFGRSPFKPQSHIVFVPWNEVVIIDKIVMSTAEEKQPFHVPHACAAHDYDLMKPVVLATWKHGFQGACPDKSAILAESQVIQESLQIPGTGLNLVYHSSRAAGYLSTIQLQLTPEVIPPTLNLIHLRITIEGILFEKIFEADPVIKFTYAWNRLNVYRQRVYGVTTAMVKVGYEYRDCKDIIWDVQTTKLSGHDMSISEVGGWNLDIHHRYNFHEGILQKGDGSNIYLKQKPRVILTTMGDGHQRPLDCYDCDGQASKQRLLAPVALATAPDGSIFVGDFNLVRKILVDGTVRTVVRLNATRVSYRYHIALSPLDGSLYISDPESHQIIRVRDTNDYSDPDHNWETVVGSGERCLPGDEAHCGDGALARDAKLAYPKGVAISADNVLYFADGTNIRMVDRDGIITTVIGNHMHKSHWKPIPCEGTLNVEEVHLRWPTELAINPLDNSLHMIDDHMVLQLAPDGRVKVVAGRPLHCASPSSSFDTELATHATLVMPQSIAFGPSGNLYIAESDSQRINRVRVIGTDGKISPYAGAESKCNCLERGCDCFEADHYLASTSKFNTISAVAVSPDGVVHIGDQANYRIRSVMASIPDASGAREYEIYSPDTQEIYVFNRFGQHVATKNILTGETVYQFTYNVNTSNGKLSTVTDAAGNKVFLLRDYSSQVNSIENTKGQKCRLRMSRMKMLHELSTPDNYNVTFDYHGPTGLLKTKLDSTGRSFVYNYDEFGRLTSAVTPTGKVISLTFDLSLKGAVVKVGQNNRKPISMLIKGSSVVTKVGEAEQRTTVLADGSVGQVTPWAHTVSTDTLPYSVLAEIEPLLGESYPVPAKQRTEIAGDLANRFEWRYFLRKLQSNKNRGNSKSVAQVGRKLRVNGDILLSLEYDRETNSVAVFMDDVELLNVTYDRTARPVKWGPRNGIFSGVELEYDRFSRLTSWTWGDISETYGFDRAGRLYEIKYSDGTSMVYAFKDMFSSLPLKVTTPRGSDYLLQYDEAGALQSLTTPRGHIHAFSLQTSLGFYKYQYYSPMNRHPYEILYNDDGQILAKVYPHQSGKVAYIYDHTGKLETTLAGLSSIHYTYQETTSLVHSIDINEPNFEMRIEYKYHAGIVKDEKIKFGSKSGLDNARYRYQYDGNARISSIEVDINGKQLPQLRLKYNQNLGILEGVGDLRIYRNLFNRSVMQDSSKQFFTVTDYDEHGRVKTVLMNIRSLDVFRMELEYDNRNRIKMRKMLIGKDSMEKEWAKIEKITYNADGHVLEVAETENNWQYAYDENGNVIGVTEHNEKIALGYDSGDRVVQYGDVEFNSYDSRGFVVIRGEHKYRYNSRGQLIHASEHKKFQIWYFYDDRGRLVAWNDDRENITQFFYANPKTPDLITHIHFPKSAKTFRFLYDARNFLMTVETSEQRFYVATDQNGSPIALFDTNGNLIKEMRRTPFGKIIKDTNPDFYLPIDFHGGLLDPITKLVYLNKRLYDPTVGQWMTPAWEQMANELTTPTDIFIYRFRNNDPVNFKQNVEYMTDLSSWLKLYGYDISAMLGSEYMKHMVYQPTATVTSPQLTPDFGVMSGLQCIVNRVHEKFSDLGFVPKPLLKLEPKTRNLLPRVAHRRAVFGEGILVSRIGGRALVSVVDGVNSVVQDVVTSVFNNSYFLPLHFSVHDQDVFYFVKDNALKIRDDMEELRRLGGMFNVSTYETTEHGVGTWKELKLHNPDAAVVIRYGADPEQERHRILKHIHKRAVERAWEIEKQLVMAGFQGRGDWSKEEKDELISRGAVNGYEGVDIHSVHRYPQLADDPGNVAFTRDTKRKRRKSGNRRNRIHRHDS is encoded by the exons ATGGACAG AGTACCTTTACCGTACGGGCACGCGCCCTCAATGATCCCAATGAGGAGACAAAGCATTCGTTGTCATTTTGTGAAAGGGGTTGATTGGTGCAGCTGGAAATTGATCGCAATGATACTGCTTATGGTTTCCTTGTGCATAACAGCAGTGTTGGCCTATGTCGTAG TTTCGAGCATAGTGAACCGGTCTTACCAAGGTACAAAAGCGTGCACGGTGTTGGTGGGCGAGAACGCGGACCCGAAAACTTTATTATCAGAGGGTAACAAGACGTCCACGTCGAGCACGTCGTCGTCGCAGTCGAACAGCAGAACGCGTCAACAATCGTCGTCAGGAGGTAGTATTAAACCGTCGGCTAGCATGTTAGAGCACGTGTACATCCGTAAGCGTAGGGATACGTATAACCAGCATGCGTTGCACCAAACTGTCGCATCATCCTTTAAACCCACCGTACAGCTGCGCTCGACCGTGGTCCAAGAAGACGAATCATCGCCACGGTCTTCGCAGCCATCGGCCCTCCCATTAGACGAGGATCGTCCTGGTAAGATTGTGCATGAAACGGCTGCGTATACGGATGATCCTCAGCCAAATGAAACCGGAAGCGAATCAGGATCGTCTACGACTCCCATGGGGACGTTGCTGCTTGCCCTGAATCTCTCTGACTCTTCGGTTACTAACTTGACTCCTACAACTGTCGCCTCTTCGTCCTCTGTCTCTGTTGCCTCTTATTCGTACGCCTCCTCTTCCGTTTCACTTAACCGGCCTTCCGAGACCCCACCAGGGTCTGGGATCGAATTAGCTTACGGTCATGATTCGGTCATCGCCGTTACTACTGATCCAGTTACCCCGGAAGATGTCCACTCCACTGGCTGGACCGTGGACAGTGGTAAGGTAGAAAGCTCAACCGTCTCTGAAGATGACGTTAGTCAACACGAAGAGTCTACGTTGGGTATAGATACTTTGGACGTTGAGAACGATACCGTTAGTGGTGTAGAATCGCTGCTTGAAAGTTCTACCACTGGCTCATCGAGCGTAAGTACTCCTGGCTCCACGAGTGATATCGAGGAGCCGGTGCCACCGGTGGATGAATCTTCGGCAGAGAATTCGGCAAGTGAAAAGAACACCTCTGACAATACTTCGGACGTAGTGAAGGAAACTCGAGAGCTCTCCCGGGAGGACCTGTCGACAGAACCCGACGCTCCTCCTACTGGCTTGAAAAGTTCCGAGAAATCCGAAGAACTCCAACGGGACTACCCTTTACCGATTTATAATTACGGCCAAGAGGAAGTGGAGATCGTGAAGTTGAATCATGGCGGGGAGTCGGATACCGTGACGAAGACGAGGCTGGATCGGACTAGCAGCTTCGGCAACAGCGTTCCCCGTCTAGGTCAGAACAGTGATTTCCGAGTGATCACCAGAGAGGAAAGCGACGAGGAGTTCCTGCGGGAGTTCGAGAAAAAGTTTCGCGAGGATGATACACCGACGGACCAGGAAGAGGCCCCGAAAGATACTCATATTCCTCCTAACGTCCCGGTTGAACCTAACCCGCCATTAACCCAGCAAGTGAAAATCATCGAGGTGCCGGTTGATCGGTCTCACCCATCACCTTCATCCGCCTCATCGGCATCATCGGCATCATCGTCGCCGCATCGTGTGCTTGTGAACATAACCATCGCTTCGAGCGACTCATCCTCGAAGCCGCTTTACGTGCTCTCCGTGTCCGTGCCCACGGACGGCGCTCACCAGACGCCCGAAGTTCACCAGCGGGAGGAATCGGGCTCGAATGTGGTTTCTAACACGAATGATAACAAACTGCCCCCGCCGCCGCAGCCTCCTTCGTCGCCGCCACCCCCTCTGTGGGCGGGCGGCGAGTGCGAGTGCTCCTGCCCGTGCATGGGCTCCGCTTCTGACGAGTGGGACAATTTTTCAGCAATCGACGAGAACAACGAGCATGAGATAGTTAACTCGAGTCTGTCTGTAGAGCCAAACAAGATggcggaggaggaggtggTGAAAGAGAATTTCTCGACCACCGAGGAAAATGGCGGATCTACCGATTGGACCACCGCGAATTACGACACTGAATCGAGCAGCGTCGACTTGTCGTGTTCTGGGTCCACCCCGTTACCCCCAGAACCCACTATACTGATCCTGGAAG GTGCCAGAACTTTCCCAGCCAGGTCTTTCCCACCTGACGGCACGACTTTCGCTCAGGTCGGTCTTGGCCAGAAGCTGAGCAAAGAAATTCCACCGTACAGCTACTGGAACATGCAATTCTACCAATCGGAAGCCGCGTACGTGCGGTTTGACTACAATATCCCACGTGGCGCGAGCATCGGCGTATACGCGCGGAGGAATGCCCTTCCCACGCACACGCAATACGATCTGCTGGAGGTGTTAAGCGGCTTCAAGGCGAGGACCACTCGGGCGTCCCATGTTAGTGTTATT CCTTCGATCAAGAAAGAAGTGACTCACTATATGGAGCCTGGTCATTGGTTTCTCTCGTTGTACAATGATGATGGAGATCCACAGGAGGTGTCTTTTATAGCCATAATCGCTGAAGATATGACGCACAATTGTCCTAACGGGTGCAGCGGAAAGGGTGAATGTTTGCTGGGTCACTGTCAATGCAATCCTGGCTTCGGTGGAGAGGATTGCAGCGAAAGTGTCTGCCCGGTTCTCTGTAGCCAGCGTG GAGAATACATAAACGGAGAGTGTCAGTGCAACCCCGGCTGGAAAGGGAAGGAGTGTTCCCTGCGCCACGACGAATGTGAAGTGCCCGATTGCAATGGACATGGCCACTGCACCAACGGGAAGTGTAATTGCGTGCGCGGTTATAAAGGAAAGTACTGCGAGGAAGTGGACTGTCCTCACCCAACCTGTTCCGGTCACGGTTTCTGCGCCGAAGGTACTTGCATCTGTAAGAAAGGATGGAAAGGTGCGGATTGCAGTCAAATGGACAAGGAAGCACTGCAGTGTCTACCAGACTGCAGCGGACATGGGAACTTTGATCTTGAGACGCAGACCTGCCTATGCGAGCCTATGTGGTCTGGCGATGACTGTTCGAAAG AATTATGCGATCTGGACTGTGGGCCCCACGGCCACTGCGTGGACAATGCCTGCGACTGCCTGCCCGGATGGTCCGGCGAATTGTGCAATTTGAAGCAATGCGATCCAAGATGCAATGAACATGGTCAATGCAAGAATGGAACATGCTTGTGCGTGACTGGGTGGAACGGGAAACATTGTACCATGGAAGGTTGCCCGAATTCGTGTTCTGGTCATGGCCAGTGCAGAGTCAGCAACGATGGCCAGTGGGAGTGCAGGTGTTACGACGGCTGGGATGGCAAAGACTGCAACGTGCTTCTTGAACAGAATTGCAACGACGGAAGAGACAACGATAAAG ACGGTCTGATCGATTGCGCGGATCCGGAATGTTGCTCGAATCATATATGCCGTAGCAGTCAGCTTTGCGTGTCGGCCCCGAAGCCGATCGATATACTTCTGCGAAAGCAACCGCCGGCTATCACCGCTTCCTTCTTCGAGaggatgaaatttttaatcgaCGAGGGTAGTTTGCAGAACTACGCCCGACAAGAAACCTTCAACGAGAG TATGTTCTGGAATCACTTCAATACAAG CCGTTCGGCCGTCGTTCGTGGCCGAGTTGTCACGCACCTTGGCACCGGACTAATGGGAGTACGAGTTAGCACCAGTACACCCCTGGAAGGTTTCACTCTGACGAGAGACGACGGTTGGTTCGATCTCTTGGTGAACGGTGGAGGCGCGGTCACCCTGCAGTTTGGCAGGTCGCCCTTCAAGCCGCAAAGCCACATAGTCTTTGTACCTTGGAACGAG GTGGTAATTATCGACAAGATCGTGATGAGCACCGCTGAGGAGAAGCAACCCTTCCATGTCCCTCATGCCTGTGCCGCCCACGACTACGACCTAATGAAGCCGGTGGTCTTGGCCACTTGGAAGCACGGCTTTCAGGGCGCTTGTCCTGACAAGAGCGCCATTTTAGCAGAGTCCCAGGTCATCCAAGAGAGTCTTCAAATACCAGGCACTGGTTTGAACCTTGTTTACCACAGCTCCAGAGCAGCCGGATATTTGTCCACCATTCAGTTGCAACTGACACCCGAAGTCATTCCACCGACTCTTAATTTAATTCACCTGAGAATCACCATTGAGGGCATTCTATTTGAGAAGATATTCGAGGCGGATCCTGTGATCAAGTTTACATACGCGTGGAACCGACTGAACGTATATAGACAACGAGTCTATGGTGTGACTACAGCTATGGTGAAGGTGGGGTATGAGTACAGGGACTGTAAGGACATCATCTGGGACGTGCAAACGACGAAGCTCAGCGGCCACGATATGTCCATATCTGAAGTTGGAGGTTGGAACCTGGACATCCATCACAGGTACAACTTCCATGAAGGCATTCTGCAGAAAGGAGACGGATCGAACATCTACCTAAAGCAGAAGCCTCGAGTAATACTTACAACCATGGGCGATGGGCATCAGAGGCCTCTGGATTGTTACGATTGCGATGGACAGGCCTCCAAGCAGCGACTGCTAGCGCCGGTTGCTCTTGCCACAGCTCCAGACGGCTCCATCTTCGTCGGAGACTTCAATCTCGTTAGGAAAATCCTCGTCGATGGCACTGTCAGGACCGTCGTTCGGCTGAA TGCTACAAGAGTCTCCTACCGCTACCACATTGCCCTGAGTCCTCTGGACGGTTCCCTGTACATCTCTGATCCGGAGTCCCATCAGATCATCCGCGTGCGCGACACTAACGACTATTCCGACCCAGATCACAACTGGGAGACGGTGGTTGGTTCGGGAGAGCGGTGTCTCCCTGGGGACGAAGCTCACTGTGGCGATGGTGCACTGGCTCGGGACGCTAAATTGGCGTATCCCAAGGGGGTCGCCATATCAGCCGACAACGTTCTGTACTTCGCCGATGGGACCAATATTAGGATGGTCGACAGGGACGGTATCATCACCACGGTGATCGGCAATCATATGCACAAGTCGCACTGGAAGCCCATTCCTTGCGAGGGCACATTGAATGTAGAAGAGGTTCATCTGCGGTGGCCCACTGAATTGGCTATTAACCCTCTGGATAATTCCCTTCACATGATAGACGACCATATGGTGCTGCAACTGGCTCCAGATGGTAGAGTCAAGGTGGTAGCTGGTCGTCCTCTCCACTGCGCCTCGCCGTCCTCCTCGTTTGACACCGAGTTGGCGACACACGCTACTCTGGTGATGCCGCAGAGCATCGCATTCGGCCCGTCCGGAAACCTGTACATCGCCGAGAGCGATTCGCAGCGAATCAACCGCGTGAGGGTGATCGGAACCGACGGCAAGATCTCCCCTTACGCCGGCGCGGAGTCGAAGTGCAACTGTTTAGAGCGCGGCTGCGATTGCTTCGAAGCCGACCACTACTTGGCGTCCACTTCCAAGTTCAATACCATCTCCGCTGTTGCCGTATCCCCTGACGGAGTGGTTCACATCGGTGATCAGGCGAACTATAGGATCCGATCAGTGATGGCCAGCATCCCAGACGCCAGTGGCGCCAGGGAGTACGAGATCTACTCGCCGGACACCCAGGAAATCTACGTATTCAACCGATTCGGGCAGCACGTGGCTACTAAGAACATCCTGACAGGGGAGACAGTGTACCAATTCACGTACAATGTGAACACCAGTAATGGTAAACTCAGCACGGTCACTGACGCAGCAGGTAACAAGGTGTTCCTGCTGAGGGACTACAGCAGCCAGGTGAACTCCATCGAGAACACGAAGGGCCAGAAGTGCAGGCTTCGAATGTCTAGGATGAAGATGCTTCACGAGCTGAGCACGCCCGATAACTACAACGTTACGTTCGATTATCACGGGCCCACTGGGCTGCTGAAGACCAAATTGGACAGCACGGGCAGGAGTTTTGTATACAACTACGATGAATTCGGCAGACTAACCAGCGCAGTCACTCCTACGGGCAAGGTAATCAGTCTGACCTTCGATCTTAGCCTGAAAGGAGCTGTGGTGAAGGTGGGGCAAAACAACAGGAAGCCTATTTCGATGCTGATCAAGGGATCCTCGGTTGTTACGAAGGTTGGAGAGGCAGAACAGAGGACTACTGTCCTGGCCGATGGATCCGTTGGCCAGGTAACACCCTGGGCCCATACAGTCAGCACCGATACCTTGCCTTACTCGGTCCTGGCTGAAATCGAGCCTCTGTTGGGTGAGAGCTACCCAGTGCCCGCTAAGCAGAGGACTGAAATTGCTGGAGATTTGGCGAACAGATTCGAGTGGCGATACTTCCTCAGAAAGCTTCAGTCCAACAAAAATAGAGGCAATTCAAAGTCTGTTGCTCAAGTTGGCAGGAAGCTACGGGTTAACGGTGATATTTTGCTGTCTCTTGAATACGACAGAGAAACCAATAGCGTAGCTGTATTTATGGACGATGTAGAGCTTTTGAATGTGACCTACGATAGAACAGCGAGACCAGTGAAATGGGGTCCGAGGAATGGTATCTTCTCTGGAGTGGAATTGGAGTACGACCGCTTCAGTAGACTGACCAGTTGGACTTGGGGGGATATCAGTGAGACTTATGGCTTTGACAGAGCTGGGCGGTTATACGAGATCAAATACAGCGATGGTACGTCTATGGTGTATGCCTTCAAAGACATGTTCAGTAGTCTTCCACTGAAAGTGACTACGCCAAGGGGAAGCGACTACTTGCTACAGTACGATGAAGCTGGGGCATTGCAGTCTTTAACCACACCAAGAGGACACATTCATGCGTTCTCGTTGCAAACTTCGTTAGGATTCTACAAGTATCAATACTACTCGCCCATGAACAGACATCCGtatgaaattttgtataatgaTGACGGGCAGATTTTGGCGAAGGTATATCCACATCAAAGCGGCAAAGTTGCTTATATCTACGACCACACTGGGAAATTGGAGACTACTCTTGCTG GATTATCTTCGATCCACTACACATACCAAGAAACAACGAGCTTGGTCCACAGCATTGACATCAACGAACCAAACTTCGAAATGCGCATTGAGTACAAGTACCATGCTGGTATCGTCAAAGACGAGAAAATCAAATTCGGTAGCAAGAGCGGCCTGGACAATGCTCGGTATCGTTACCAATACGATGGTAATGCAAGAATTTCCAGCATTGAAGTGGACATCAATGGTAAACAGCTTCCTCAGTTACGGCTGAAGTACAACCAGAATTTGGGCATACTGGAAGGAGTCGGTGACCTTAGGATATACAGGAACCTGTTTAACCGATCAGTCATGCAGGACAGTAGCAAGCAGTTCTTCACGGTCACCGATTATGATGAACATGGACGGGTTAAGACTGTCCTTATGAATATTCGGTCACTGGATGTCTTCCGTATGGAGCTGGAGTATGATAATCGTAATCGCATAAAAATGAGGAAGATGTTAATTGGAAAAGATTCCATGGAGAAGGAATGGGCGAAGATAGAAAAGATCACGTATAATGCGGATGGACATGTCCTAGAGGTGGCAGAAACTGAGAACAATTGGCAGTATGCTTATGACGAAAATGGTAACGTGATTGGAGTGACGGAACACAATGAGAAGATTGCTTTGGGTTATGACAGCGGCGATCGTGTGGTCCAATATGGCGACGTTGAGTTCAATTCGTATGATAGCAGAGGATTCGTCGTCATTCGAGGGGAACATAAATACAG GTACAATTCGCGTGGTCAACTGATTCACGCATCAGAGCACAAGAAGTTCCAGATATGGTACTTCTACGACGACCGCGGACGCCTGGTGGCCTGGAACGACGACCGCGAGAACATCACGCAGTTCTTCTACGCGAATCCAAAGACGCCGGACCTGATCACGCACATTCACTTCCCGAAATCCGCGAAAACCTTCCGGTTCCTCTACGACGCCCGCAACTTCCTTATGACAGTGGAAACCTCCGAGCAGAGGTTCTACGTGGCGACGGATCAAAATGGTTCCCCCATAGCATTATTCGACACCAATGGAAATCTGATCAAGGAGATGAGACGCACGCCATTTGGCAAAATCATTAAGGACACCAACCCAGATTTCTACCTGCCCATCGATTTCCATGGTGGACTCCTGGACCCGATCACAAAACTGGTCTACCTGAACAAGAGGTTATATGATCCAACTGTTGGACAATGGATGACGCCAGCCTGGGAACAAATGGCGAATGAACTCACTACTCCGACCGACATTTTCATTTACCGCTTCCGCAACAATGATCCAGTGAACTTCAAACAGAACGTCGAGTACATGACTGACCTCTCCAGTTGGCTGAAATTGTACGGCTACGACATCTCCGCCATGCTGGGCTCGGAGTACATGAAGCACATGGTGTACCAGCCGACCGCTACCGTCACGTCTCCCCAATTAACACCAGACTTCGGCGTCATGTCTGGGTTACAGTGCATCGTGAATCGCGTGCACGAGAAATTCTCCGACCTAGGATTCGTTCCTAAACCTTTGCTGAAACTGGAACCAAAGACGAGGAACCTTCTTCCGCGAGTGGCCCACCGGCGTGCCGTTTTCGGTGAAGGTATCTTGGTATCCCGGATCGGTGGACGGGCGTTAGTCAGTGTGGTGGATGGTGTGAACAGCGTCGTCCAAGACGTGGTCACCTCGGTGTTCAACAACTCCTACTTCCTACCTCTCCACTTCAGTGTGCATGATCAGGATGTGTTCTATTTCGTGAAGGACAACGCGCTGAAGATTCGTGACGATATGGAGGAGCTGCGCCGTCTGGGAGGCATGTTCAACGTGTCTACTTACGAGACCACGGAGCACGGAGTGGGCACTTGGAAGGAATTGAAGCTGCATAACCCGGATGCCGCGGTAGTGATCAGGTACGGGGCTGATCCTGAACAGGAGAGGCATAGGATATTGAAACACATTCATAAGAGGGCCGTGGAAAGAGCCTGGGAAATCGAGAAGCAGTTGGTTATGGCTGGTTTCCAAGGCAGAGGAGACTGGTCAAAGGAGGAGAAGGACGAACTGATCAGCCGGGGGGCAGTGAACGGCTACGAGGGTGTAGATATCCACAGTGTCCACAGATATCCCCAACTAGCCGATGACCCCGGTAATGTTGCCTTCACTAGGGATACGaagaggaaaaggaggaagagtGGGAACAGGCGCAATAGGATTCACAGGCACGACTCGTGA